In the genome of Myroides phaeus, one region contains:
- the gpmI gene encoding 2,3-bisphosphoglycerate-independent phosphoglycerate mutase, whose product MNKKVILMILDGWGQTQDPKVSAIEHAQTPFIDSLYTQYPNTYVLTDGLNVGLPAGQMGNSEVGHMNLGAGRIVYQDLVKINMAVESGTIANEPALKNAFEYAKQNNKKVHFLGLLSDGGVHSHEKHLYGLVDAANNAGVKDIFVHAFTDGRDVDPKSGIKHVQQLENHLQTSNAKLASVVGRYYAMDRDKRWERVAKAYHLLVNGTGVHSTNAVKSLEESYANNITDEFIEPIIMVDGNDKPLATIQADDVVIFFNFRTDRGRELTHVLSQEDNAEYNMKKLPLYFVTLTNYDDTFNNIHVVYDKDNITNTLGEVLEKHGKKQIRIAETEKYPHVTFFFSGGREVPFEGETRLLCPSPKVATYDLKPEMSAYDLKDALVPELKKGDVDFVCLNFANGDMVGHTGVMSAAIKACEAVDECVKEVVTTALENNYTTIILADHGNCETMINPDGTPNTAHTTNPVPIIIVDKDIKEVNHGVLGDLAPTILKLMGVPQPEEMTRHSLV is encoded by the coding sequence ATGAATAAAAAAGTTATTTTAATGATTTTGGATGGTTGGGGACAAACACAAGACCCTAAAGTTTCTGCCATCGAACACGCACAGACTCCTTTTATAGACAGCTTATATACACAATATCCTAATACTTATGTTTTAACTGACGGACTCAACGTTGGACTTCCTGCAGGTCAAATGGGTAATTCTGAAGTTGGACATATGAACTTAGGTGCTGGTAGAATTGTTTACCAAGACTTAGTGAAGATTAATATGGCTGTGGAAAGTGGTACTATTGCTAATGAACCTGCTTTAAAAAACGCTTTTGAATACGCGAAACAAAACAACAAGAAAGTTCACTTCTTAGGATTACTTTCTGACGGTGGTGTTCACTCACACGAAAAGCATTTATATGGTTTAGTAGATGCTGCTAACAATGCGGGAGTAAAAGACATTTTTGTACACGCATTTACTGACGGACGTGATGTTGACCCTAAATCTGGTATCAAACACGTGCAACAATTAGAAAACCATTTACAAACTTCTAATGCTAAATTAGCTTCTGTCGTTGGACGTTACTACGCAATGGACAGAGATAAGAGATGGGAACGCGTTGCTAAAGCATACCACTTATTAGTAAACGGAACTGGTGTTCATTCTACGAATGCTGTAAAAAGTTTAGAGGAAAGCTACGCTAATAATATTACGGATGAGTTCATTGAACCAATCATTATGGTAGATGGAAACGATAAACCATTGGCTACAATTCAGGCTGATGATGTGGTTATCTTCTTCAACTTCCGTACAGATAGAGGTCGCGAATTAACTCACGTTCTTTCACAAGAAGACAATGCTGAATACAATATGAAGAAACTACCATTGTACTTTGTTACCTTGACAAATTATGATGATACGTTTAACAATATCCACGTTGTTTACGACAAAGATAATATCACAAATACTTTAGGAGAGGTTCTGGAAAAACACGGTAAAAAACAAATCCGTATTGCAGAAACAGAAAAATACCCACACGTTACTTTCTTCTTCTCAGGAGGCCGTGAAGTACCTTTTGAAGGAGAAACAAGATTACTTTGCCCTTCTCCAAAAGTAGCAACTTATGACCTTAAACCAGAAATGAGTGCTTATGATTTAAAAGACGCTCTTGTTCCTGAATTGAAAAAAGGTGATGTTGATTTTGTGTGTTTAAACTTTGCTAATGGTGATATGGTAGGACATACAGGTGTGATGTCTGCTGCTATCAAAGCGTGTGAGGCTGTAGACGAATGTGTAAAAGAAGTGGTTACAACTGCTTTAGAAAACAATTACACTACTATTATCTTAGCTGACCACGGAAACTGTGAAACAATGATTAACCCTGATGGTACGCCAAACACAGCGCATACTACTAATCCGGTGCCAATCATTATTGTTGATAAAGACATTAAAGAAGTTAATCACGGTGTACTTGGTGACTTAGCGCCAACTATCTTAAAGTTGATGGGAGTACCTCAACCAGAAGAAATGACAAGACATTCATTAGTATAA
- a CDS encoding murein L,D-transpeptidase catalytic domain family protein has translation MKNKTFYCSLIAIMLCGNFVGSSTLNAAKSKSDNLTYKIEETKESSFETKASSLFSNLDLKGFDAPSQNVFTKALKGYYKLAESGKIQNEKLTIVDFSLSSSVPRLWVIDLKENAVVLQSYVAHGKKTGDEFATTFSNRENSHMSSLGFYTTGETYSGRNGFSLRLDGLESGINDNARKRAIVIHGADYASRKLIDAQGRLGRSYGCPAVPQEVNKELIELIKDKSCLFIYYPSNDYKNRSKLV, from the coding sequence ATGAAAAATAAGACGTTTTATTGCAGTTTGATTGCAATTATGCTATGTGGGAATTTTGTAGGAAGTAGTACTTTGAATGCCGCAAAAAGTAAAAGTGATAATTTAACATATAAGATTGAAGAAACGAAAGAATCGAGTTTTGAAACGAAGGCAAGTTCTTTATTTTCAAACTTAGATTTAAAAGGATTTGATGCTCCTTCTCAAAACGTTTTTACAAAAGCGTTGAAAGGATATTATAAGTTAGCAGAATCAGGAAAAATACAGAATGAGAAGTTGACAATTGTAGACTTTAGTCTTTCGTCTTCTGTTCCTCGTTTATGGGTTATTGATTTAAAAGAAAATGCAGTTGTGTTACAATCGTATGTTGCACACGGTAAAAAGACTGGTGATGAGTTTGCTACTACATTTTCAAATAGAGAGAATTCCCATATGAGTAGCCTTGGTTTTTATACGACAGGAGAAACATATAGTGGTAGAAATGGTTTTTCACTTCGTTTAGATGGTTTAGAATCTGGAATCAATGATAATGCACGTAAGCGCGCAATTGTTATTCACGGTGCAGATTATGCTTCTCGCAAGCTTATTGATGCACAAGGGCGTTTAGGTCGTAGCTACGGTTGTCCTGCAGTACCACAAGAGGTAAATAAAGAATTGATTGAGTTAATCAAAGATAAGTCTTGTTTATTCATCTATTATCCAAGTAACGATTATAAAAATCGCTCTAAACTTGTTTAG
- a CDS encoding murein L,D-transpeptidase — protein sequence MSCKKFDAMATQVVYSDSIHANPLDDDTSINIDSLKLANLPKDLQQFYHDNEYKIGWSEKENREQLLKALNESYLDGIKVKTKEIDKLTTLNNSYVDLSDSLKIEADFLYSKAYNSAINNLFNGVLNPRRLYNDWDIDKKEINIPTTMLIALENQEVYTSFDSIRSPSSMYKNLRGKLVRFYDLKKDTIQITATPAPKVNDTVIGLSKLKKHLAFLNYYADSLDINDINTKEVIAGLKKFQKNNKLIETGTVNKKTIDVIANEEEVVKKLLVTNLERWRWFPRDLGENYILINITDFSLVAVTHGDTIKKHKVIVGTTARKTPILSSVLKTVVLNPTWTVPPTILKNDLVPKAVSNLGYFSSRNFTIYDKKTGKAVDPSNWDSSRASSYRYVQKGGPGNTLGRVKFMFDNNHAVYLHDTPNKANFNRASRNLSSGCVRVQDPFDLAQFIFDVQENEISKDEITSILDSEKTKNISTNKAGITIHQLYWTIQVDNHGQIKRFNDVYGFDNNLYQKLN from the coding sequence ATGTCTTGCAAAAAATTTGATGCGATGGCCACACAAGTGGTGTACAGTGATTCTATACACGCTAACCCACTTGACGATGACACATCCATCAACATTGATTCCCTAAAACTGGCGAATCTTCCTAAAGACCTACAACAATTTTACCACGACAATGAGTATAAAATTGGATGGTCTGAAAAAGAAAACAGAGAGCAATTATTGAAAGCTTTAAACGAATCTTATTTAGATGGTATTAAAGTAAAAACGAAAGAAATCGACAAACTTACTACGCTAAATAATAGCTACGTTGATTTATCTGATAGTTTAAAAATTGAAGCTGACTTTCTTTATTCTAAAGCATATAATAGTGCGATAAACAATTTGTTCAACGGTGTATTAAATCCTCGCAGATTATACAACGATTGGGATATTGACAAAAAAGAAATCAATATTCCCACTACAATGCTGATTGCATTAGAGAACCAAGAAGTTTACACGAGCTTTGACAGCATTAGATCTCCTTCAAGTATGTACAAAAACTTAAGAGGAAAACTTGTTCGTTTTTACGACTTAAAGAAAGACACTATTCAAATTACTGCTACACCTGCTCCAAAAGTAAATGACACAGTAATCGGTTTAAGCAAGTTAAAAAAACACTTAGCTTTTCTTAATTACTATGCAGACAGTTTAGACATCAATGATATCAATACGAAAGAAGTTATTGCTGGTTTAAAAAAGTTTCAAAAGAACAACAAGCTAATTGAAACGGGTACTGTTAACAAGAAAACAATAGATGTTATTGCCAACGAAGAAGAAGTAGTTAAAAAATTATTAGTTACCAACCTTGAACGTTGGAGATGGTTTCCAAGAGATTTAGGAGAAAACTATATTCTGATAAATATAACTGACTTTAGTCTTGTAGCTGTAACACACGGTGACACTATCAAGAAACACAAAGTTATTGTTGGTACAACTGCCAGAAAAACACCTATTCTTTCTTCTGTATTGAAAACAGTGGTACTTAACCCAACGTGGACAGTGCCTCCTACAATTTTAAAGAATGATTTAGTGCCTAAAGCAGTAAGTAACTTAGGTTATTTCAGCAGTAGAAATTTCACTATTTACGACAAAAAAACAGGGAAAGCTGTTGATCCTTCCAATTGGGATTCGTCAAGAGCAAGCTCATACAGATATGTTCAAAAAGGTGGTCCAGGTAATACTTTAGGTAGAGTTAAATTTATGTTTGACAACAACCACGCAGTATATCTTCACGACACACCAAACAAAGCAAACTTTAACAGAGCTTCTCGTAACTTGAGTTCAGGATGTGTACGCGTTCAAGATCCGTTTGATTTAGCTCAGTTTATTTTTGATGTACAAGAAAATGAAATTTCTAAAGATGAAATAACATCTATTCTTGACTCTGAAAAAACGAAAAATATATCTACTAATAAAGCTGGAATTACTATTCACCAATTATATTGGACAATTCAAGTAGATAATCACGGACAAATAAAGAGGTTTAATGACGTTTATGGTTTTGATAATAACTTATACCAAAAACTAAATTAA
- a CDS encoding TonB-dependent receptor plug domain-containing protein, with protein MVKRSVILSLMLSAISGVYAQEKTTSEQEITNNIEEIVIYNQRLQLASSLKNRNITILSKEQIKQLPVSSVNELLSYAAGVDLRQRGPFGTQADLSIDGGSFEQNLLLLNGQKLTDPQTGHNALNIPVPLEAIERVEILRGPSARLYGVNSLTGVVNIVTKNPSKDGVFAHVYGGTSFKKDKEDDHGDMFNGRGVQVGGTVIKKKHNHMLFGTHDSGNGYRYNTAFHNNKVFYQGNIVPNENNSIMVLGGYARSSFGANGFYAAPGDKNSKEIVSTTFANFSSKHRLSDKFLLSPSVAYRYNFDDYQYFRHKLDVARSRHYTHAITADIKGQYEVDFGKFNVGAEMRYEEINSTNIGDHSKSNYGFFAEFQREFFNSLDINLGAYVNYNTQYGWQVFPGIDMSYAFNSNWKAVFSAGTSQRLPSFTDLYLNQRPGNVGNPDLDPEKAYQVEGGAKYIKDGFSAEAFVFYRDIDEFIHWVRSDVSQPFEPVNAAKNKTTGVNTTFKYAFGNDVSQWNLGLAYTYLSPKLENRAENKISKYSSEALKHQVVGTINYKYKNFSTAFVNRFNDRLSYKSYWVNDFRMSYTVDKFNFYVDAQNIFNTTYNEAGVVPMPGRWFTLGVKFNGL; from the coding sequence ATGGTTAAGAGAAGTGTTATTTTATCACTGATGCTTTCTGCTATTTCTGGTGTTTATGCACAAGAGAAAACAACAAGTGAACAAGAAATTACTAATAATATTGAAGAGATTGTTATTTATAATCAGCGCTTGCAACTTGCAAGTTCGTTGAAAAATAGAAACATCACTATTCTAAGTAAAGAACAGATAAAACAATTACCTGTTTCTTCTGTGAATGAATTACTTAGTTATGCAGCTGGTGTGGATTTACGCCAACGTGGTCCTTTTGGAACACAAGCAGATTTGAGTATTGATGGAGGTAGTTTTGAACAAAACTTATTGTTGTTAAACGGACAGAAGTTAACTGATCCTCAAACAGGCCACAATGCGTTGAATATTCCAGTTCCTTTAGAAGCGATTGAAAGAGTAGAGATTCTACGCGGACCATCTGCTCGTTTATATGGAGTAAATAGTTTGACTGGGGTAGTTAATATCGTTACTAAAAACCCTTCTAAAGATGGTGTGTTTGCACACGTTTATGGAGGTACAAGTTTTAAGAAGGATAAAGAAGACGACCACGGAGATATGTTTAACGGACGTGGAGTGCAAGTAGGGGGAACTGTGATTAAGAAAAAACACAACCATATGCTTTTTGGAACGCACGATTCGGGTAATGGTTATAGATATAATACGGCATTTCACAATAATAAGGTTTTCTATCAAGGGAATATTGTTCCAAATGAAAATAACTCTATTATGGTGTTAGGGGGATATGCAAGAAGTTCATTTGGTGCAAATGGTTTCTATGCTGCTCCTGGGGATAAAAACTCAAAAGAGATTGTTAGTACAACATTTGCTAATTTTAGTTCTAAACATCGCTTAAGTGATAAGTTCTTATTGTCGCCAAGTGTTGCTTACCGCTATAACTTTGACGATTATCAATATTTTAGACATAAGCTTGATGTAGCACGTAGTAGACACTACACACACGCTATTACAGCAGATATAAAAGGACAGTATGAAGTTGACTTTGGAAAGTTTAATGTAGGTGCTGAAATGAGATATGAGGAGATTAATTCTACTAATATTGGAGATCACAGCAAGAGTAATTATGGATTCTTTGCAGAGTTTCAACGTGAGTTTTTCAATAGCTTAGATATTAATCTTGGAGCTTATGTGAATTATAATACACAATACGGTTGGCAAGTGTTTCCAGGAATTGATATGAGTTATGCATTCAATTCTAATTGGAAGGCTGTATTTAGTGCAGGAACAAGTCAACGTTTACCATCGTTTACAGATTTATATTTGAATCAAAGACCTGGAAATGTTGGGAACCCTGATTTAGATCCAGAAAAAGCTTACCAAGTAGAAGGGGGAGCAAAATATATTAAAGACGGATTCTCTGCTGAAGCATTTGTGTTTTACCGCGATATAGATGAGTTTATCCATTGGGTACGCTCAGATGTTTCACAACCTTTTGAACCTGTAAATGCTGCTAAGAATAAAACAACAGGAGTTAATACAACATTCAAATATGCGTTTGGAAATGATGTATCTCAATGGAATCTTGGTTTAGCTTATACTTATTTATCGCCAAAACTTGAGAATAGAGCAGAGAATAAGATTTCTAAATATTCTTCAGAGGCTTTAAAACATCAAGTAGTTGGGACAATTAATTATAAGTATAAAAACTTTAGTACAGCGTTTGTAAATCGTTTTAACGACCGATTAAGTTATAAGAGTTATTGGGTGAATGATTTTAGAATGAGTTATACTGTAGATAAGTTTAATTTCTA